A portion of the Vespa velutina chromosome 5, iVesVel2.1, whole genome shotgun sequence genome contains these proteins:
- the LOC124949118 gene encoding zinc finger protein ZFP2-like isoform X1 encodes MAENFFRPWTNERTKNIAENNAEEEDCDSIVSLSIEDINESPYEGNDERRSNESLSSNVENVVEEGSLDPGEKNSNEFLSRDNARPNADQFTNVTSIGMINFPPKSTANFLSYCQLDYLRNMNLYQPSEMFTIQNMNGTCWPSSSFLNLNGFTDPCCTAIPPGIHHYDTPTSYTTSIEKAAELVNLQDVAAKQIKKFRPKKFRCEYCDVAFSNNGQLKGHIRIHTGERPYKCDSDGCNKSFTRNEELTRHKRIHTGLRPHICMLCAKRFGRKDHLKKHTRTHENRDPYHVTASSLDIFSSGIAFPSYLYRK; translated from the exons ATGGCTGAGAATTTTTTCCGTCCTTggacgaacgaaagaacgaagaacaTAGCGGAAAACAATGCAGAGGAAGAGGACTGCGATAGCATCGTATCACTATCGATAGAAGATATTAATGAATCGCCATATGAGGGTaacgatgaaagaagaagtaacGAGTCGTTATCCTCAAATGTAGAAAATGTCGTTGAAGAAGGAAGCTTGGATCCTGgagagaaaaattcaaatgaattcTTGTCCAGGGATAACGCACGTCCTAATGCGGATCAATTTACAAATGTTACTTCTATCGGCATGATAAATTTTCCACCTAAAAGCACTGCAAATTTCTTGTCATATTGCCAATTAGATTATCTACGTAACATGAACTTATATCAACCATCGGAAATGTTTACGATACAGAACATGAATGGTACATGCTGGCCATCATCGAGCTTCCTTAACCTTAATGGATTTACCGATCCATGCTGTACCGCCATACCACCGGGAATTCATCATTATGATACACCAACAAGTTATACCACATCCATTGAAAAAGCCGCCGAGTTGGTCAATTTACAAGATGTTGCGgctaaacaaataaaaaaatttcgaccGAAGAAATTTCGCTGCGAGTATTGCGATGTGGCCTTCAGTAATAATGGTCAACTTAAAGGACACATTAGAATACATACAg GTGAAAGACCATATAAATGTGATTCCGATGGGTGTAACAAAAGCTTTACACGAAACGAAGAGTTGACTCGACATAAAAGAATCCATACCGGATTAAGGCCTCATATATGTATGCTTTGTGCAAAACGTTTTGGGAGGaaagatcatttaaaaaaacataCGAGGACGCATGAAAATCGTGATCCATATCACGTAACTGCATCCtctttagatatattttcatctGGTATAGCTTTTCCGTCGTATCTctatcgaaaatga
- the LOC124949284 gene encoding venom allergen 5 has protein sequence MKISGFVYLILITTIINLSFSEANNYCKIKCRSGIHTLCKYGTSTKPNCGRSVVKASGLTKAEKLEILKQHNEFRQKVARGLETRGNPGPQPPAKSMNTLVWNDELAQIAQVWASQCKYGHDNCRNTAKYLVGQNIAEQSTTAASFEPVSNMVKMWSDEVKDYQYGSSKNKLNDVGHYTQMVWAKTKEIGCGNIKYIENGWHHHYLVCNYGPAGNIGNEPIYEKK, from the exons ATGAAAATCAGCGGGTTCGTTTATCTCATCCTTATTAccacgataattaatttatcgttcAGTGAGgcgaataattattgtaaaattaagtGTCGATCAGGTATCCATACTCTCTGCAAATATGGAACt TCGACAAAACCGAATTGCGGTAGAAGCGTAGTGAAAGCCAGTGGTCTAACGAAAGCAGAGAAATTAGAAATCCTAAAGCAGCACAATGAATTTAGACAAAAGGTTGCACGGGGCTTGGAGACCAGAGGTAATCCTGGACCGCAGCCCCCAGCGAAGAGTATGAACACTttg GTATGGAATGATGAATTAGCTCAAATCGCCCAAGTATGGGCTAGTCAATGTAAATATGGCCATGACAATTGTAGGAATACAG CAAAATATTTAGTCGGACAAAATATAGCCGAACAGAGTACCACAGCCGCTTCATTCGAGCCGGTATCTAATATGGTCAAGATGTGGTCAGATGAAGTGAAAGATTATCAATACGGATCATCAAAGAA CAAACTAAATGATGTCGGCCATTACACTCAAATGGTTTGGGCTAAAACTAAGGAAATTGGTTgtggaaatataaaatatattgaaaatggCTGGCACCATCATTACCTTGTATGTAATTACGGACCCGCCGGAAATATTGGAAATGAACCAATTTATGAAAAGAAGTAA
- the LOC124949118 gene encoding zinc finger protein 184-like isoform X2, with translation MAENFFRPWTNERTKNIAENNAEEEDCDSIVSLSIEDINESPYEGNDERRSNESLSSNVENVVEEGSLDPGEKNSNEFLSRDNARPNADQFTNNMNGTCWPSSSFLNLNGFTDPCCTAIPPGIHHYDTPTSYTTSIEKAAELVNLQDVAAKQIKKFRPKKFRCEYCDVAFSNNGQLKGHIRIHTGERPYKCDSDGCNKSFTRNEELTRHKRIHTGLRPHICMLCAKRFGRKDHLKKHTRTHENRDPYHVTASSLDIFSSGIAFPSYLYRK, from the exons ATGGCTGAGAATTTTTTCCGTCCTTggacgaacgaaagaacgaagaacaTAGCGGAAAACAATGCAGAGGAAGAGGACTGCGATAGCATCGTATCACTATCGATAGAAGATATTAATGAATCGCCATATGAGGGTaacgatgaaagaagaagtaacGAGTCGTTATCCTCAAATGTAGAAAATGTCGTTGAAGAAGGAAGCTTGGATCCTGgagagaaaaattcaaatgaattcTTGTCCAGGGATAACGCACGTCCTAATGCGGATCAATTTACAAAT AACATGAATGGTACATGCTGGCCATCATCGAGCTTCCTTAACCTTAATGGATTTACCGATCCATGCTGTACCGCCATACCACCGGGAATTCATCATTATGATACACCAACAAGTTATACCACATCCATTGAAAAAGCCGCCGAGTTGGTCAATTTACAAGATGTTGCGgctaaacaaataaaaaaatttcgaccGAAGAAATTTCGCTGCGAGTATTGCGATGTGGCCTTCAGTAATAATGGTCAACTTAAAGGACACATTAGAATACATACAg GTGAAAGACCATATAAATGTGATTCCGATGGGTGTAACAAAAGCTTTACACGAAACGAAGAGTTGACTCGACATAAAAGAATCCATACCGGATTAAGGCCTCATATATGTATGCTTTGTGCAAAACGTTTTGGGAGGaaagatcatttaaaaaaacataCGAGGACGCATGAAAATCGTGATCCATATCACGTAACTGCATCCtctttagatatattttcatctGGTATAGCTTTTCCGTCGTATCTctatcgaaaatga